In bacterium HR17, the following are encoded in one genomic region:
- the iolG_3 gene encoding Inositol 2-dehydrogenase translates to MQKQTRRAFLQQTMALASVSVLSRSVRGANERIGVAVIGCGGMGNAHINTLLALKEKGEPVDIVAVCDVWQKRRDAAAQRTGAQPVSDYRRVLDDKRVDAVCIATPDHWHAQIAVEGMEAGKDVYCEKPMTHWKTLSQPKRIVATVNRTRRVLQVGTQGMSDSIWEQVADLIKAGDIGALMQAQAADMRTGHWSVLCGCEKDIDPDAKPNVNLDWDMWLGWQFGLAPRRRWEPARFFAFRVFWDYSGGLATDWFPHILTPLVRAMGLRFPKRVVASGGLYHPDHKERWEVPDTFQMVVEYPDGPSIHLMACLGNNWGAPMLIRGSKATLVFEGQGAVIYPQREILGDAPRKEIARTRPGSLEEHWRDFLRCVRTREQPRSNAQLGYYVMTALHMGIRSFWEGRAMTFDERTETVRPA, encoded by the coding sequence ATGCAAAAGCAAACGCGGCGTGCTTTTTTACAGCAGACAATGGCATTGGCGTCAGTAAGTGTGTTGAGCCGATCGGTGCGGGGCGCTAACGAACGCATCGGTGTCGCTGTCATCGGTTGCGGTGGCATGGGTAACGCCCACATCAACACCCTGTTGGCGCTCAAAGAAAAGGGCGAACCCGTTGACATCGTGGCGGTGTGCGATGTGTGGCAAAAGCGACGGGACGCCGCCGCCCAACGGACGGGCGCCCAACCTGTCAGCGACTACCGGCGGGTGCTGGACGACAAGCGAGTGGACGCCGTTTGTATCGCCACACCTGACCATTGGCATGCCCAAATCGCCGTTGAAGGAATGGAAGCGGGCAAGGACGTTTACTGCGAAAAGCCGATGACGCATTGGAAGACGCTGAGCCAACCGAAGCGCATCGTGGCGACAGTCAATCGCACCCGACGGGTGCTACAGGTCGGCACGCAAGGCATGTCCGACAGCATCTGGGAACAGGTCGCTGATCTCATTAAGGCGGGCGACATCGGGGCGTTGATGCAGGCGCAAGCGGCGGACATGCGGACAGGACATTGGAGCGTGTTGTGCGGGTGCGAAAAGGACATTGACCCCGACGCAAAGCCTAATGTAAACTTGGATTGGGACATGTGGCTGGGTTGGCAGTTCGGGTTGGCGCCCCGGCGCCGATGGGAGCCGGCACGCTTTTTCGCCTTCCGCGTCTTTTGGGACTATTCGGGCGGACTCGCTACCGACTGGTTTCCCCACATCCTGACGCCGCTGGTGCGGGCGATGGGGTTACGGTTCCCCAAACGCGTCGTCGCGTCCGGCGGGCTCTATCACCCTGATCACAAGGAGCGGTGGGAGGTGCCCGACACTTTCCAGATGGTCGTGGAGTATCCCGACGGTCCGTCCATTCACCTCATGGCGTGCTTGGGCAATAACTGGGGTGCCCCCATGCTCATCCGCGGCAGCAAAGCGACCCTCGTTTTTGAAGGGCAAGGGGCTGTCATCTACCCACAAAGGGAAATCCTCGGCGATGCGCCTCGCAAGGAGATCGCCCGCACGCGCCCAGGGTCGCTGGAAGAGCATTGGCGCGATTTTTTGCGTTGCGTCCGCACCCGTGAACAGCCCCGCAGCAACGCACAGTTGGGCTACTATGTCATGACCGCTCTGCACATGGGTATTCGGTCGTTCTGGGAAGGGCGTGCCATGACCTTCGACGAGCGAACGGAAACAGTCCGACCAGCGTAA